A region of Anaerosalibacter sp. Marseille-P3206 DNA encodes the following proteins:
- the pyrE gene encoding orotate phosphoribosyltransferase → MLIELLKESGALLEGHFLLSSGKHSDKYVQCAKLLQYPDKAEKAISAIIEKLEDVDFDIIVGPAMGGIIVGYELGRQTGKPSIFTERVDGKMTLRRGFKIESGQKVLIAEDVVTTGKSSFETVEVIESLGGKVVGIASIVDRTSEEISIPLYSAVKIQVDVYDEEKCPLCKKGIPYEKPGSRKIKK, encoded by the coding sequence ATGTTGATAGAACTATTAAAAGAATCAGGAGCACTTCTTGAAGGACATTTTTTACTTTCATCAGGAAAACACAGTGATAAATATGTTCAATGTGCAAAATTATTGCAGTATCCAGATAAGGCAGAAAAAGCTATAAGTGCAATAATAGAAAAACTTGAAGATGTAGATTTTGATATTATAGTTGGACCTGCTATGGGTGGAATAATTGTAGGGTATGAATTAGGTAGACAAACAGGGAAACCTTCTATATTTACAGAAAGAGTAGATGGAAAAATGACATTGAGAAGGGGATTTAAAATAGAAAGTGGACAAAAGGTATTAATAGCAGAAGATGTAGTGACCACAGGTAAATCATCTTTTGAGACTGTTGAAGTAATAGAAAGTCTCGGTGGGAAAGTGGTAGGTATAGCTTCTATAGTAGATAGAACTAGTGAAGAGATTTCTATACCACTATATAGTGCAGTAAAAATTCAAGTAGATGTATATGATGAAGAAAAATGTCCTTTATGTAAAAAAGGAATTCCATATGAAAAACCAGGTAGTAGAAAGATAAAAAAATAA
- a CDS encoding dihydroorotate dehydrogenase electron transfer subunit — protein sequence MNPEYCSCEVYSNKQVSTNIYEMKLHGNFKGKPGQFYMLRSWDIEPFLSRPISISNLKENTITFLYEVKGKGTKLFSNLKKGDLLKLTGPIGTGFPLVESGPIGIVAGGIGLAPMIYLCNSLHNNIDFYVGFREKSFYIDEIKNCVENLYISTDSGLEGHSGLITEIFEPEKYDVVYTCGPVPMMKKVVEMCKGKNIPVYISMERRMACGIGACLGCSIETTLGMKKVCKDGPVFKGEEVFF from the coding sequence GTGAATCCAGAGTATTGTAGTTGTGAAGTTTATTCAAATAAACAAGTATCAACTAATATATATGAGATGAAATTACATGGAAACTTTAAGGGGAAACCAGGACAATTTTATATGCTTAGAAGTTGGGATATAGAACCTTTTTTATCAAGACCAATAAGTATTTCAAATTTGAAAGAAAATACTATAACATTTTTGTATGAAGTGAAAGGAAAGGGGACAAAACTTTTTTCTAATTTAAAAAAGGGAGATTTACTTAAATTAACCGGACCTATAGGAACAGGATTTCCACTAGTGGAGAGCGGCCCAATAGGAATAGTTGCTGGTGGAATAGGTCTAGCACCTATGATTTATTTATGCAATAGCTTACACAACAATATTGATTTTTATGTTGGGTTTAGGGAAAAGTCTTTTTATATAGATGAAATCAAAAACTGTGTTGAAAATCTATATATTTCAACTGATAGTGGACTAGAAGGTCATAGTGGTTTGATAACTGAAATATTTGAACCTGAAAAATATGACGTAGTATATACATGTGGTCCAGTGCCCATGATGAAGAAAGTTGTAGAAATGTGTAAAGGCAAGAATATTCCAGTATATATTTCAATGGAAAGAAGAATGGCTTGTGGGATAGGAGCTTGTTTGGGGTGTAGTATTGAAACTACTTTGGGGATGAAAAAGGTATGTAAAGACGGTCCAGTATTTAAAGGTGAGGAGGTATTTTTTTAA
- the pyrF gene encoding orotidine-5'-phosphate decarboxylase, producing the protein MIIDRLYEEVEKKGNVCVGLDTSMDYIPSNIIDRNKTIEDMIFEFNRRIIDSTIDIVPVYKVQIAFYEAYGIEGMLAYKRTLKYIRNKNALVIADIKRGDISSTASMYAKAHFHGDFESDFITLNPYMGLDSITPYLPYVEKKNKGLFILLRTSNEGAKDIQYLNIDNGQKVYNYVGDKLKEIATKQMGKCGYSSIGVVVGGTHLEEADEIRNRFENMFFLIPGYGAQGGKGRDVAHYLKDGNGGIVNSSRGIITAYKKYEDGVEKFEEYTRKAVLNMKEDISSESRVL; encoded by the coding sequence ATGATAATTGATAGATTGTATGAAGAAGTAGAGAAAAAAGGCAATGTCTGTGTAGGATTAGACACTAGTATGGATTATATTCCTTCAAATATTATTGATAGAAACAAAACTATTGAAGATATGATTTTTGAATTTAATAGGAGAATAATAGATTCAACTATAGATATTGTACCAGTGTACAAGGTTCAGATTGCTTTTTATGAAGCTTATGGAATAGAAGGAATGCTTGCTTATAAGAGGACTCTTAAATATATAAGAAATAAAAATGCATTAGTTATAGCAGATATTAAAAGAGGAGATATTTCGTCAACAGCAAGCATGTATGCAAAGGCACATTTTCATGGAGATTTTGAAAGTGATTTTATTACTCTTAATCCGTATATGGGATTAGATAGTATTACTCCATATCTTCCATATGTAGAAAAGAAAAACAAGGGACTATTTATACTTCTTAGAACTTCAAATGAGGGAGCAAAAGATATACAATATTTAAATATTGATAACGGACAAAAGGTATACAATTATGTAGGAGATAAACTTAAAGAAATTGCTACAAAACAAATGGGTAAATGTGGATATAGTTCAATAGGTGTTGTAGTAGGAGGTACACATTTAGAAGAAGCTGACGAGATAAGAAATAGATTTGAAAATATGTTTTTCTTGATACCTGGTTACGGAGCACAAGGGGGAAAGGGAAGAGATGTAGCTCACTATTTAAAGGATGGTAATGGTGGAATAGTCAATTCTTCAAGGGGAATAATCACAGCATATAAAAAGTATGAAGACGGAGTAGAAAAGTTTGAAGAATATACTAGAAAAGCTGTTTTGAATATGAAGGAGGATATATCAAGTGAATCCAGAGTATTGTAG
- a CDS encoding TIGR01440 family protein, whose protein sequence is MEKRNIDLVQIEEDIKKAFLELLEAAKLKPGEAVVIGGSSSEIIGEKLGSSTNMEVARAIITSILPIAKKHNVQLVVQGCEHINRALVVEEEYALKHNLEAVNVVPIECAGGGFSTAAMESFDNPVVVEKVSVPAGMDIGDVFIGMHLKPVGVVVRSDIKKIGYANLSMIRTRPKLIGGERAKHYKL, encoded by the coding sequence ATGGAGAAAAGAAATATTGATTTAGTGCAAATCGAGGAAGATATAAAAAAAGCTTTTTTAGAATTGTTAGAAGCTGCAAAATTAAAACCTGGTGAGGCAGTGGTAATTGGAGGTAGTTCAAGCGAAATAATTGGAGAAAAGTTAGGTTCATCTACTAATATGGAAGTTGCTAGAGCAATTATTACTTCTATATTACCAATAGCAAAAAAACACAATGTACAACTTGTTGTTCAAGGTTGCGAACATATAAATAGAGCTCTAGTAGTAGAAGAGGAATATGCGCTAAAACACAATTTAGAAGCTGTTAATGTAGTTCCAATTGAATGTGCAGGAGGAGGATTTTCTACTGCAGCTATGGAGTCTTTCGATAATCCTGTTGTAGTTGAAAAAGTAAGTGTTCCTGCTGGAATGGATATTGGTGATGTATTTATTGGTATGCATCTAAAACCTGTTGGCGTAGTAGTAAGAAGTGACATTAAAAAAATTGGATATGCTAATCTAAGTATGATAAGAACAAGACCTAAGCTAATAGGTGGAGAACGTGCTAAACATTATAAACTATAA
- a CDS encoding dihydroorotase, whose amino-acid sequence MDLLLKGGRIVDYNTDFHGDIYISDGKIVEYGENLNYSCKTINCDGLVIMPSFIDMHVHFREPGYEYKEDIHSGSLAALRGGYTYVNLMANTNPICSSMEIVDYVLNRARELDLIDVHQTVSITKNFDGETLSHIDDLESTVKLLSDDGKGVKDNLVMYNALKLAKENGLTIIAHEEDESLVCFDTRLSENIMTKRDIELARSTKGKLHFAHVSTKEAITDIIKAKNEGVTITCEVTPHHLALYDNDYKVNPPIREKEDVKTLINAIVDGYVDAIATDHAPHSEEDKRKGACGISGIETSFSISYTSLVKDGHISLNKLSEIMSKNPGELMNVRKGKVKIGYDGDLVIVDLDSRIKVDSKNFASKGKNTPFQGKEYYGKILATIKRGIVKYNGGIEYDN is encoded by the coding sequence ATGGATTTATTACTCAAGGGAGGAAGGATTGTAGATTATAATACTGACTTCCATGGAGATATTTATATAAGCGATGGTAAGATAGTTGAATATGGAGAAAACTTAAATTACAGTTGTAAAACTATAAATTGTGATGGATTAGTTATAATGCCTTCATTTATAGATATGCATGTTCATTTTAGGGAACCAGGATATGAGTATAAAGAAGATATTCATTCGGGTAGCCTTGCTGCATTAAGAGGGGGATATACTTATGTAAATCTTATGGCAAATACTAATCCAATATGTAGCAGTATGGAGATAGTAGATTATGTATTAAATAGAGCAAGAGAACTTGATTTGATAGATGTTCATCAAACTGTATCCATAACTAAAAATTTTGATGGAGAAACTTTATCTCATATAGATGATTTAGAGTCAACTGTGAAGTTGTTATCTGATGATGGTAAGGGTGTTAAGGACAATCTAGTGATGTATAATGCATTAAAATTAGCAAAAGAAAATGGACTTACTATTATAGCACATGAAGAAGATGAAAGCTTAGTATGCTTTGATACTAGACTATCAGAAAATATAATGACTAAAAGAGATATAGAACTTGCAAGGTCTACAAAAGGTAAATTACATTTTGCACATGTTAGTACTAAAGAAGCTATAACTGACATTATAAAAGCTAAAAATGAAGGAGTAACTATCACATGTGAGGTCACTCCTCATCATTTAGCACTTTATGACAATGACTACAAGGTAAATCCACCAATACGAGAAAAAGAAGATGTTAAAACTCTAATTAATGCAATAGTAGATGGATATGTTGACGCAATAGCTACAGATCATGCACCTCATAGTGAAGAAGATAAAAGAAAAGGAGCTTGTGGAATATCTGGAATAGAGACATCTTTTTCAATAAGCTATACAAGCTTAGTTAAAGATGGACATATTTCTCTAAACAAATTATCTGAAATAATGTCAAAAAACCCAGGTGAGTTGATGAATGTAAGAAAGGGAAAAGTAAAAATAGGGTATGATGGGGATTTAGTTATAGTGGATTTAGATAGCAGGATAAAAGTGGATTCTAAGAACTTTGCCTCCAAGGGCAAAAACACCCCTTTTCAAGGAAAAGAGTACTATGGGAAAATACTGGCAACTATTAAAAGGGGAATAGTTAAGTACAATGGAGGGATTGAATATGATAATTGA
- a CDS encoding dihydroorotate dehydrogenase, whose product MTRVNICGIDLKNPVIVASGTFGFGREYEDFFSPSKLGGICTKGLTLHSKIGNSGTRIHETTGGLLNSIGLENPGVDGFIKNELPHMEQYETAIIANLGGSSIEEYITAVEKINKTNIPLVELNISCPNVKEGGMAFGIKSEIAYKVVKEVKSVCKKPLIVKLSPNAENIVDMAYSCVKAGADGLSLVNTFSGMAIDINKRKPVFNNIIAGLSGPCIKPIALRMVYQVCCEVDVPVIGIGGIMSSEDAIEFIMAGATAIQVGSGNFVKPDLCIDIIEGIEEFMKREGIEKLEEIRGIVRR is encoded by the coding sequence ATGACTAGAGTAAATATATGTGGAATAGACTTAAAAAACCCAGTCATTGTTGCTTCTGGAACCTTTGGATTTGGTAGAGAGTATGAAGATTTCTTTTCTCCATCAAAATTAGGAGGTATATGTACGAAAGGCCTAACTTTACATAGTAAAATCGGAAATAGTGGCACTAGAATTCATGAGACTACGGGAGGATTATTAAATAGTATAGGATTAGAAAATCCGGGAGTAGATGGATTTATAAAAAATGAATTGCCTCATATGGAGCAATATGAAACGGCAATAATAGCTAATCTTGGGGGCAGTTCTATTGAAGAATATATAACTGCGGTAGAAAAGATAAATAAAACTAATATTCCTCTTGTAGAACTAAATATTTCTTGTCCTAATGTAAAAGAAGGTGGTATGGCCTTTGGAATTAAGTCGGAAATAGCATACAAGGTAGTAAAGGAAGTAAAGAGTGTATGTAAAAAACCATTGATAGTAAAACTTTCACCAAATGCAGAGAATATAGTCGACATGGCTTATAGTTGTGTTAAGGCAGGAGCTGATGGGCTTTCACTAGTCAATACATTTAGTGGAATGGCTATAGATATTAATAAGAGGAAACCTGTATTTAACAATATAATAGCAGGACTATCTGGTCCCTGTATTAAGCCCATAGCTTTAAGGATGGTCTATCAAGTATGTTGTGAAGTAGATGTTCCAGTTATAGGAATAGGTGGTATCATGAGTTCTGAAGATGCAATAGAATTCATCATGGCTGGAGCTACAGCAATTCAAGTAGGTAGTGGTAATTTTGTAAAACCAGATTTATGTATAGACATAATAGAAGGAATTGAAGAGTTTATGAAAAGAGAAGGTATAGAAAAATTAGAAGAAATAAGAGGTATTGTGAGGAGGTAA
- a CDS encoding YkuS family protein, whose product MSGKKVVVENTLTPYKDFLKDSGYDVYTLYNNENINNITTSEYQAIIVSGLDVLSTTDASYTNPPAPIIEAKGKTPEEIYNLLESKYS is encoded by the coding sequence ATGTCTGGCAAAAAAGTAGTTGTTGAAAATACATTAACTCCCTATAAGGATTTTTTAAAAGATTCTGGATATGACGTTTATACTTTATACAATAATGAAAATATAAATAACATAACTACATCAGAATATCAAGCTATAATTGTATCTGGATTAGACGTTTTAAGTACAACTGATGCATCTTATACAAATCCTCCTGCTCCAATTATTGAGGCAAAAGGAAAAACTCCTGAAGAAATTTATAACCTTCTTGAATCAAAATACAGTTAA
- a CDS encoding HD domain-containing protein, which translates to MIDKNLQEEIEFIIELDKMKSTFRQTSLIDKSRRENDAEHSWHIAIMAMVLSEYADEDIDTSKVIKMVLVHDLVEIYAGDTFCYDEVGNSDKSERELKAADKIFGMLPVEKGNCLRKLWEEFEEMNTKESLFANSMDRLEPFLINYYTEGGTWKEHDISKEQVYKRSEPIKYTSNKLWEFTVDLIEDAFKKGYIPKLK; encoded by the coding sequence ATGATTGATAAAAACTTACAAGAAGAAATTGAATTTATAATAGAATTAGATAAAATGAAAAGTACCTTTAGACAAACTAGTCTTATTGATAAATCTAGAAGGGAAAACGATGCGGAACACTCTTGGCATATAGCTATAATGGCTATGGTTCTTTCTGAATATGCAGATGAGGATATAGATACTTCAAAAGTTATAAAAATGGTGTTAGTACATGATCTTGTCGAAATATATGCAGGAGATACATTTTGTTATGATGAAGTAGGCAATAGTGATAAGAGTGAAAGAGAACTAAAAGCAGCAGATAAAATTTTCGGAATGCTTCCAGTAGAAAAAGGAAATTGTTTGAGAAAACTTTGGGAAGAATTTGAAGAGATGAATACTAAAGAATCATTATTTGCCAATTCTATGGATAGGCTTGAACCTTTTTTAATAAATTATTATACTGAAGGTGGAACTTGGAAAGAACATGATATATCTAAAGAACAAGTATATAAAAGAAGTGAACCTATTAAATATACTTCAAATAAACTTTGGGAATTTACAGTAGATCTAATAGAAGATGCTTTTAAAAAAGGGTATATACCTAAATTAAAATAA
- a CDS encoding spore coat protein, which produces MQEKDMVSDVLSTTKSSITNYATAITECANAQLRGTLQQLRNEAEQFQYQLFQIAEQKGYYTPAPTANQQDVQSVKNGLSGGGPNIMK; this is translated from the coding sequence ATGCAAGAAAAAGATATGGTAAGTGATGTTCTTTCAACTACAAAATCTAGTATTACTAATTACGCTACTGCAATAACTGAATGTGCTAATGCACAACTAAGAGGAACATTACAACAACTTAGAAATGAAGCAGAACAATTTCAATATCAACTTTTTCAAATAGCAGAACAAAAAGGGTATTATACGCCAGCTCCAACAGCTAATCAACAAGATGTTCAATCAGTTAAAAATGGTTTGTCAGGTGGCGGGCCTAATATTATGAAATAA
- a CDS encoding aspartate carbamoyltransferase regulatory subunit has translation MLNIDSIANGIVIDHIKVGCGFKIFNYLGLDKADCRVALIMNASSKKHGKKDLIKIENVMDLDLTMLGFIDPDITINIIEDEKIKEKITLSLPEKIENILECKNPRCVTSIERNINHKFVLVDKEKGIYKCEYCDHIYED, from the coding sequence ATGTTAAATATTGATAGTATTGCTAATGGTATAGTTATTGATCATATAAAAGTAGGTTGTGGTTTTAAAATATTTAACTATCTAGGACTTGATAAAGCAGATTGTAGAGTGGCTTTGATAATGAATGCTAGTAGTAAAAAACATGGCAAGAAGGATTTAATTAAAATTGAAAATGTGATGGACTTAGATTTGACAATGTTAGGATTTATAGACCCTGATATTACTATAAATATTATTGAAGATGAAAAAATTAAAGAAAAAATTACTCTTTCATTACCAGAAAAAATAGAAAATATATTAGAATGTAAAAATCCAAGATGTGTAACATCTATAGAAAGAAATATAAATCATAAGTTTGTACTAGTAGATAAGGAAAAGGGAATATATAAATGTGAATATTGTGACCACATTTATGAAGATTAG
- a CDS encoding M28 family metallopeptidase, giving the protein MIRNKKHITILALTILLLLTLLLTSCSNTNNKYKTTKESMIYLTSDECEGRRQGTPGNELALDYALTFFKKIGLKPYEGSYYFKFEKPCVEINEENSSMKVFTDKDIIAYEYGNDFIENVVSSSNYNIDVKSKLSDNCNDNTCAILTKDNTLIRNKDIKTLIILNEEKRGCIPFPTIDDRNIFLVSKQVYEDLCKNIGNEIHISIDGNVENKEQNHGVGMIAGDNNSAAIVINAHIDHVGSAGNYIWRGALDNASGVSSLLHIAEKLSHKYSDEKPPVDIIFCISNSEEVYEKYDFGISNFANHLQDKYSNVYNINLDCIGQKTDDKEIVIFPNEISDELFNDMAQSLSDFFIENGLKAVVKENYYAEQACFKNGLLISTITDKDFSQIHVLDDTIDRIDFEYLYNTADAIGEFLIKYLDEENLNIVSFSNISNKQIDKIMNEEEKALDFGQLKIIDIDGSKYQISNNTQISTLDEFTQKFELNLNSYPDSKLTLVYNPGIYLNKLQINEVHEFDTNINNVNYIILDDYLNTPIYFHIIRKDNLEQEKDLYRNCISDIQDKFTIDDTTYGVNENYNSIVTKNENEEYIIISMVELKSTQKYSNTKDIAEYLKTSNTHDFIQQFSSELIKIFTANSY; this is encoded by the coding sequence ATGATAAGAAATAAAAAGCATATCACTATTCTGGCATTAACCATATTATTATTACTTACTCTGCTCTTAACTTCTTGCTCAAATACCAATAATAAATATAAAACAACTAAGGAAAGTATGATATATTTAACATCAGATGAGTGTGAAGGCAGACGCCAAGGAACTCCTGGAAATGAACTGGCACTAGACTATGCTTTAACTTTCTTTAAGAAAATTGGATTAAAACCTTATGAAGGAAGCTACTATTTTAAATTTGAAAAACCATGTGTCGAAATAAATGAAGAAAATTCTTCAATGAAGGTATTTACTGATAAAGATATAATAGCTTATGAATATGGAAATGACTTCATTGAAAATGTAGTTTCTTCAAGTAATTATAATATTGATGTAAAATCAAAGCTATCTGACAATTGCAATGATAATACCTGTGCTATATTAACTAAAGATAATACATTAATTAGAAATAAGGATATTAAAACACTCATAATTTTGAATGAAGAAAAACGTGGTTGTATACCCTTTCCAACTATTGATGATCGCAACATTTTTTTAGTTTCCAAACAAGTGTATGAGGATTTATGCAAAAATATAGGAAATGAAATTCATATCTCTATAGATGGAAATGTCGAAAACAAAGAACAAAATCATGGTGTAGGTATGATAGCTGGAGACAACAACAGCGCTGCTATTGTTATTAATGCTCATATAGATCATGTAGGCAGTGCTGGAAATTACATCTGGCGTGGTGCTTTGGACAATGCTTCAGGAGTTTCTAGTTTGCTCCATATTGCTGAAAAATTGTCACACAAATATTCAGATGAAAAACCTCCAGTAGATATAATATTTTGTATTTCCAATAGTGAAGAAGTCTATGAAAAATATGATTTTGGGATATCTAATTTTGCTAATCATTTGCAGGACAAATACAGCAATGTTTATAATATCAATTTAGATTGTATTGGACAAAAGACAGATGACAAAGAAATTGTTATTTTCCCAAACGAAATATCCGATGAATTATTTAACGATATGGCACAATCCCTATCAGATTTTTTTATAGAAAATGGCTTGAAAGCAGTCGTTAAAGAAAATTATTATGCCGAACAGGCATGTTTCAAAAACGGTCTATTGATTTCAACTATTACAGATAAAGATTTTAGTCAAATACATGTACTTGATGATACAATAGATAGAATAGATTTTGAATATTTGTATAATACTGCTGATGCAATAGGAGAGTTTCTAATCAAATATCTAGATGAAGAAAATCTCAATATTGTAAGTTTCTCAAATATTTCAAATAAGCAAATAGATAAAATAATGAATGAAGAAGAAAAAGCACTTGATTTTGGTCAATTAAAGATTATTGATATAGACGGTTCCAAGTATCAAATATCTAACAATACTCAAATTTCTACACTAGATGAATTTACACAAAAATTTGAACTTAATTTGAATTCTTATCCAGATTCAAAACTTACTTTAGTATATAACCCTGGAATTTATTTAAATAAGTTGCAGATTAATGAAGTACACGAATTTGATACAAATATAAATAATGTAAATTATATAATATTAGATGATTATTTAAATACTCCAATTTATTTTCATATTATTAGAAAAGATAATCTTGAACAAGAAAAAGATTTGTATAGGAATTGCATCAGTGACATACAAGACAAATTCACTATAGATGATACCACATATGGAGTAAATGAAAACTACAATTCAATAGTAACTAAAAATGAAAATGAAGAGTATATTATTATTTCAATGGTAGAATTAAAAAGTACTCAAAAATACTCAAATACAAAGGATATAGCTGAATACCTAAAAACAAGCAATACACATGATTTCATTCAACAATTTAGCAGTGAATTGATCAAAATATTTACCGCTAATTCATATTAA
- a CDS encoding CDIF630_02480 family spore surface protein: protein MHINNKNKNDIKEKKMSIPIEKQTTAAYFDIKGLKPESKVPIPTLEGVVKAKEWVDENQK, encoded by the coding sequence ATGCATATAAACAATAAAAACAAAAATGATATCAAAGAAAAAAAAATGTCTATTCCAATAGAAAAACAAACAACAGCAGCTTATTTTGATATTAAGGGTTTAAAACCTGAATCAAAAGTTCCCATACCAACACTTGAAGGTGTAGTTAAGGCTAAAGAATGGGTTGACGAAAACCAAAAATAA
- a CDS encoding YitT family protein, translating into MRRNVKEFILINIGMLMVAIGLYFFLMPANLATGGANGLALVLNHVIPFLSVGVLMIIINIVLFVIAFLIIGTSFGIKTIYASLGTSLLVLLFEKVIPINEPLVEDIILQLTFGIFISAIGMGIVFNQNASTGGTDIIAKILNKFWGIEIGRAVLFSDFAITLGAAFAFGPELGMYSLLGVILNGLVIDTTIEGINLSKQVNIVSDQNDDIKEYIVTNLKRGATLYYAEGAYTGDKKNVIVAVLDRKDFIKLKNYICCVDKNAFITVSNVYEVLGDGFKTIEH; encoded by the coding sequence TTGAGAAGAAATGTGAAAGAATTCATATTGATAAATATAGGAATGTTGATGGTAGCCATAGGACTATACTTTTTTCTTATGCCAGCAAATTTGGCTACAGGTGGTGCTAATGGACTTGCTCTTGTATTAAATCATGTAATTCCATTTCTATCTGTAGGGGTTTTAATGATTATTATTAATATTGTTTTATTTGTAATAGCTTTTCTAATTATTGGAACAAGTTTTGGTATTAAGACCATTTATGCTAGCTTAGGTACTTCGTTATTAGTGTTATTATTTGAAAAAGTGATACCAATTAATGAACCTTTAGTAGAGGATATTATATTACAACTTACTTTTGGTATATTTATATCTGCTATTGGTATGGGAATAGTATTTAATCAGAATGCTTCTACTGGAGGTACAGATATCATAGCAAAAATATTAAATAAATTTTGGGGTATAGAAATTGGAAGGGCAGTTCTATTTTCGGATTTTGCAATAACTTTAGGAGCTGCATTTGCATTTGGACCTGAACTTGGCATGTATTCATTACTTGGGGTTATATTGAATGGTTTAGTAATAGATACAACTATTGAAGGGATAAATTTATCTAAACAAGTAAATATAGTTAGTGATCAAAATGACGATATTAAAGAGTATATTGTCACAAATTTAAAAAGAGGTGCAACTTTATATTATGCTGAAGGTGCCTATACAGGGGATAAAAAGAATGTCATTGTAGCTGTATTAGATAGAAAGGATTTCATTAAATTAAAAAATTATATATGTTGTGTAGATAAAAATGCTTTTATTACTGTAAGCAATGTTTATGAAGTATTAGGTGATGGATTTAAGACAATAGAACATTAA
- the pyrB gene encoding aspartate carbamoyltransferase → MLKDRHLIEPEDFTKEELEEIFVLADEIIKEPNKFSNSCSGKLLATLFYEPSTRTRFSFESAMLRLGGQVVGFSEPGSSSVMKGESIPDTIRTVASYTDIIAMRHPKEGAPKLASIYSPVPVINAGDGGHQHPTQTLTDLLTIRNTKKTFSNLTIGLCGDLKFGRTVHSLIKALSRYENNSFILISPQELQIPSYIKNEVLNMKGIEYKEVERLEDVIGELDILYMTRVQKERFFNEADYIRLKDSYILDHEKMKLAKKDLSVLHPLPRVNEISYEVDNDSRACYFKQVKFGMFVRMALILKLLGVEQC, encoded by the coding sequence ATGTTAAAAGACAGACATTTAATAGAACCAGAAGATTTCACAAAGGAAGAATTAGAAGAAATTTTTGTTTTGGCTGATGAAATCATTAAGGAACCAAATAAATTTTCAAATTCCTGTAGTGGGAAATTATTAGCAACTCTTTTCTATGAACCAAGTACTAGAACAAGATTTAGTTTTGAATCAGCAATGTTGAGATTAGGTGGCCAAGTAGTTGGTTTTTCAGAACCAGGTTCTAGTTCAGTAATGAAAGGAGAAAGCATTCCTGATACTATTAGAACAGTAGCTTCTTATACTGATATTATTGCTATGAGACACCCAAAAGAAGGTGCTCCAAAACTTGCATCGATTTACTCACCAGTTCCAGTTATAAATGCAGGAGATGGAGGACATCAACATCCTACCCAAACACTAACAGATTTACTGACAATTCGAAATACTAAAAAGACCTTTTCAAACTTAACTATTGGACTTTGTGGAGATTTAAAGTTTGGAAGAACAGTTCATTCATTAATCAAAGCTCTTTCGAGATATGAAAACAATTCATTTATTCTTATATCACCTCAAGAATTACAGATTCCATCTTATATAAAAAATGAAGTATTAAATATGAAAGGTATTGAATACAAAGAAGTTGAACGTTTAGAAGATGTCATAGGAGAATTAGATATACTTTATATGACAAGAGTTCAAAAAGAAAGATTTTTCAATGAAGCTGACTATATTAGATTAAAAGATAGTTATATATTAGATCATGAAAAGATGAAATTAGCAAAGAAAGATTTATCAGTTTTGCATCCATTACCAAGAGTTAATGAAATCAGTTATGAAGTGGATAATGACTCTAGAGCTTGTTATTTTAAACAAGTTAAATTTGGTATGTTTGTAAGAATGGCATTGATATTAAAGTTGTTGGGGGTGGAACAATGTTAA